A single window of Nicotiana sylvestris chromosome 5, ASM39365v2, whole genome shotgun sequence DNA harbors:
- the LOC104215469 gene encoding mitochondrial import inner membrane translocase subunit TIM14-1-like, producing the protein MTKIHGCLVKVKRKLELTVIQYSFLEPNRSTPFIPQPPVFTQKMTTPFFAGLAIAAAALAGRYGIQAWQAFKTRPPRVRKFYGGGFQPKMTKREAALILGIREGARPDKVREAHRRVMIANHPDAGGSHYLASKINEAKDVMLEKTKSSGSAF; encoded by the exons ATGACCAAAATCCATGGCTGCCTAGTAAAAGTAAAAAGGAAACTCGAACTAACAGTAATTCAGTATTCATTTCTAGAACCCAACAGAAGCACACCCTTCATCCCCCAGCCTCCGGTCTTCACCCAGAAAATG ACAACACCATTTTTTGCTGGGCTTGCAATAGCTGCTGCAGCTCTTGCTGGTAGATATGGAATTCAAGCTTGGCAAGCATTTAAGACTAGACCCCCTAGAGTTCGGAAATTTTATGGAGGAGGTTTCCAGCCTAAAATGACCAAAAGGGAAGCAGCTCTTATCCTTGGAATTAG AGAGGGTGCTCGGCCAGACAAGGTTCGAGAAGCACATAGAAGGGTTATGATTGCAAACCATCCCGATGCTGGTGGCAGCCATTATCTTGCTTCTAAAATCAATGAAGCTAAAGATGTGATGTTAGAAAAGACGAAAAGCAGCGGATCTGCATTTTGA